In the Rattus rattus isolate New Zealand chromosome 18, Rrattus_CSIRO_v1, whole genome shotgun sequence genome, one interval contains:
- the Tspyl4 gene encoding testis-specific Y-encoded-like protein 4 → MNGVEGNNELPLANTSTSALVPEDLDLKQDQPLSEETDTVREMEAAGEAGAEGGASPDSEHCDPQLCLRVAENGCAAAAGEGLEDALSSSKCGDAPLASVAANDSNKNGCQLAGPLSPAKPKTLEASGAVGLGSQMMPGPKKTKIMTTKGAISATTGKEGEAGAAMQEKKGVQKEKKAAGGGKDETRPRAPKINNCMDSLEAIDQELSNVNAQADRAFLQLERKFGRMRRLHMQRRSFIIQNIPGFWITAFRNHPQLSPMISGQDEDMMRYMINLEVEELKHPRAGCKFKFIFQSNPYFRNEGLVKEYERRSSGRVVSLSTPIRWHRGQEPQAHIHRNREGNTIPSFFNWFSDHSLLEFDRIAEIIKGELWSNPLQYYLMGDGPRRGVRVPPRPPVESPRSFRFQSG, encoded by the coding sequence ATGAACGGCGTGGAAGGGAACAACGAGCTCCCTCTCGCTAACACCTCGACCTCCGCCCTTGTCCCGGAAGATCTGGATCTGAAGCAAGACCAGCCGCTCAGCGAGGAAACTGACACGGTGCGGGAGATGGAGGCTGCAGGTGAGGCCGGTGCGGAGGGAGGCGCTTCCCCCGATTCGGAGCACTGCGACCCCCAGCTCTGCCTCCGAGTGGCTGAGAATGGCTGTGCTGCCGCAGcgggagaggggctggaggatgCTCTGTCTTCATCAAAGTGTGGGGACGCACCCTTGGCCTCTGTGGCAGCCAACGACAGCAATAAAAATGGCTGTCAGCTTGCAGGGCCGCTCAGCCCTGCTAAGCCAAAGACTCTGGAAGCCAGTGGTGCAGTGGGCCTGGGGTCGCAGATGATGCCAGGGCCGAAGAAGACCAAGATAATGACTACCAAGGGCGCCATCTCTGCGACTACAGgcaaggaaggagaagcaggggcGGCAATGCAGGAAAAGAAGGgggtgcagaaagaaaaaaaggcagctGGAGGAGGGAAAGACGAGACTCGTCCTAGAGCCCCTAAGATCAATAACTGCATGGATTCCCTGGAGGCCATCGATCAAGAGCTGTCAAATGTAAATGCGCAAGCTGACAGGGCCTTCCTCCAGCTGGAACGCAAATTTGGGCGGATGAGAAGGCTCCACATGCAGCGCCGAAGTTTCATCATCCAAAACATCCCAGGTTTCTGGATCACAGCGTTTCGGAACCACCCCCAACTGTCACCGATGATCAGTGGCCAAGATGAAGACATGATGAGGTACATGATCAATTTAGAGGTGGAGGAGCTTAAGCACCCAAGAGCAGGGTGCAAATTTAAGTTCATCTTCCAAAGCAACCCCTACTTCCGAAATGAGGGGCTGGTCAAAGAGTACGAGCGCAGATCCTCAGGTCGAGTGGTGTCGCTCTCTACGCCAATCCGCTGGCACCGGGGTCAAGAACCCCAGGCCCATATCCACAGGAATAGAGAGGGGAACACGATTCCCAGTTTCTTCAATTGGTTCTCAGACCACAGCCTCCTAGAATTCGACAGAATAGCTGAAATTATCAAAGGGGAGCTTTGGTCCAATCCGCTACAATACTACCTGATGGGCGATGGGCCACGCAGAGGAGTTCGAGTCCCACCAAGGCCGCCAGTGGAGAGCCCCAGGTCCTTCAGGTTCCAGTCTGGCTAA